A region of Solea solea chromosome 7, fSolSol10.1, whole genome shotgun sequence DNA encodes the following proteins:
- the mtus2b gene encoding microtubule-associated tumor suppressor candidate 2 isoform X2: MGHCCCSLHLLPLRCLEQTSESAIVKERELSLELARIRDEVAFSVAHWEQLQREKEEQEQHFEAELQRLRARQQRELGALEERLRVQHAAEMENLQTQQRAEMEELQDQQQEQMEEMTENHEASLVEMEATHSDTLATLQEEHTRTVKNLKMAHEQQRRSLEVDFEKIRLSLQDQVDTLTFQNRSLRDRAKRFEEALRRSTDEQILDALAPYKHIEEDLKSLKEVLEMKNQQIHQQDLKITELEKIAEKNVYLEERLQVLQQQNEDLKEQIYKNVAVSRQLSEENANLHVNVEKESKEKKRLSRTNEELMWRLQTGELSPSPCSSPVHRPPPGSGSPARPHSYHQ, translated from the exons ATGGGCCATTGCTGCTGCAGCCTCCATCTCCTCCCACTGCGCTGTCTGGAGCAAACG agcGAGAGTGCCATTGTGAAAGAGAGGGAACTGTCCCTGGAGCTCGCCAGAATCAGGGATGAAGTGG CTTTCAGTGTCGCACACTGGGAGCAACTGCAGCGGGAGAAGGAGGAACAGGAGCAGCATTTCGAGGCTGAGCTGCAGCGGCTGCGGGCTCgccagcagagggagctgggAGCGCTGGAGGAGCGGCTGAGGGTGCAGCACGCGGCCGAGATGGAGAACCTTCAGACCCAACAGAGGGCCGAgatggaggagctgcaggaccAGCAGCAAGAGCAG ATGGAGGAGATGACTGAGAACCACGAGGCGTCTCTGGTGGAGATGGAGGCGACTCACAGCGACACGCTGGCTACTCTGCAGGAGGAGCACACCAGGACTGTGAAGA ATTTGAAGATGGCCCACGAACAGCAGAGGAGGTCTCTGGAGGTGGATTTTGAGAAGATCAGACTGTCACTGCAG GATCAGGTGGACACGCTGACGTTCCAGAACCGTAGCCTCAGAGATCGAGCCAAGCGGTTTGAGGAAGCTCTTCGCAGGAGCACGGATGAGCAGATATTG GACGCCTTGGCGCCTTATAAACACATCGAGGAGGACCTGAAGAGTCTCAAAGAAGTTCTGGAGATGAAGAACCAACAGATTCATCAGCAGGATCTGAAGATTACCGAATTGGAGAAAATA GCTGAAAAGAACGTGTACCTGGAGGAGAGACTGCAagtgttgcagcagcagaacGAGGACCTTAAGGAACAAATCTACAAGAACGTCGCCGTGTCCAG GCAACTCTCTGAGGAAAATGCAAACCTGCACGTGAACGTGGAGAAGGAGAGCAAAGAGAAGAAGCGGCTGAGTCGCACCAACGAGGAGCTGATGTGGCGTCTTCAGACGGGCGAGCTCAGTCCGTCCCCCTGCTCCTCCCCCGTCCACCGACCTCCACCGGGATCAGGATCTCCTGCACGTCCACACTCCTACCATCAATGA
- the mtus2b gene encoding microtubule-associated tumor suppressor candidate 2 isoform X1, whose amino-acid sequence MGHCCCSLHLLPLRCLEQTSESAIVKERELSLELARIRDEVAFSVAHWEQLQREKEEQEQHFEAELQRLRARQQRELGALEERLRVQHAAEMENLQTQQRAEMEELQDQQQEQMEEMTENHEASLVEMEATHSDTLATLQEEHTRTVKNLKMAHEQQRRSLEVDFEKIRLSLQDQVDTLTFQNRSLRDRAKRFEEALRRSTDEQILDALAPYKHIEEDLKSLKEVLEMKNQQIHQQDLKITELEKIQAEKNVYLEERLQVLQQQNEDLKEQIYKNVAVSRQLSEENANLHVNVEKESKEKKRLSRTNEELMWRLQTGELSPSPCSSPVHRPPPGSGSPARPHSYHQ is encoded by the exons ATGGGCCATTGCTGCTGCAGCCTCCATCTCCTCCCACTGCGCTGTCTGGAGCAAACG agcGAGAGTGCCATTGTGAAAGAGAGGGAACTGTCCCTGGAGCTCGCCAGAATCAGGGATGAAGTGG CTTTCAGTGTCGCACACTGGGAGCAACTGCAGCGGGAGAAGGAGGAACAGGAGCAGCATTTCGAGGCTGAGCTGCAGCGGCTGCGGGCTCgccagcagagggagctgggAGCGCTGGAGGAGCGGCTGAGGGTGCAGCACGCGGCCGAGATGGAGAACCTTCAGACCCAACAGAGGGCCGAgatggaggagctgcaggaccAGCAGCAAGAGCAG ATGGAGGAGATGACTGAGAACCACGAGGCGTCTCTGGTGGAGATGGAGGCGACTCACAGCGACACGCTGGCTACTCTGCAGGAGGAGCACACCAGGACTGTGAAGA ATTTGAAGATGGCCCACGAACAGCAGAGGAGGTCTCTGGAGGTGGATTTTGAGAAGATCAGACTGTCACTGCAG GATCAGGTGGACACGCTGACGTTCCAGAACCGTAGCCTCAGAGATCGAGCCAAGCGGTTTGAGGAAGCTCTTCGCAGGAGCACGGATGAGCAGATATTG GACGCCTTGGCGCCTTATAAACACATCGAGGAGGACCTGAAGAGTCTCAAAGAAGTTCTGGAGATGAAGAACCAACAGATTCATCAGCAGGATCTGAAGATTACCGAATTGGAGAAAATA CAGGCTGAAAAGAACGTGTACCTGGAGGAGAGACTGCAagtgttgcagcagcagaacGAGGACCTTAAGGAACAAATCTACAAGAACGTCGCCGTGTCCAG GCAACTCTCTGAGGAAAATGCAAACCTGCACGTGAACGTGGAGAAGGAGAGCAAAGAGAAGAAGCGGCTGAGTCGCACCAACGAGGAGCTGATGTGGCGTCTTCAGACGGGCGAGCTCAGTCCGTCCCCCTGCTCCTCCCCCGTCCACCGACCTCCACCGGGATCAGGATCTCCTGCACGTCCACACTCCTACCATCAATGA